In one window of Macrotis lagotis isolate mMagLag1 chromosome 5, bilby.v1.9.chrom.fasta, whole genome shotgun sequence DNA:
- the TREM2 gene encoding triggering receptor expressed on myeloid cells 2, with translation MWPISFFILLSITEFSHTHNTTVLQAMEGQTLSISCPYDSMKYWGQLKSWCRQHEQEGHCQHVVSARRSWLIAFLKKWNGSTAIADDALAGRLTITLKDLRTHDAGLYQCQSHQDGVADTLKKVMVEVLEDPQSSGDFWIPEESQILKESQSPEEPEVQPSISRSFSETRHPVSSTVFSLLVAGLLLSKILALGFLWGIAWHKRSQKMKPESRHNHGYQLQPLQGQDAM, from the exons ATGTGGCCAATAAGTTTCTTCATCTTGCTCTCTATCACAG AGTTCTCCCACACCCATAACACCACAGTACTGCAGGCCATGGAGGGTCAGACCCTTTCTATCTCCTGTCCTTATGACTCCATGAAGTACTGGGGGCAGCTGAAGTCCTGGTGCCGACAGCATGAACAGGAAGGGCACTGCCAGCATGTGGTCAGTGCTCGCCGGTCCTGGTTGATAGCCTTCTTAAAGAAGTGGAATGGGAGCACAGCCATAGCTGATGATGCCCTGGCTGGCAGGCTGACCATCACCCTCAAAGACCTCCGTACCCATGATGCTGGACTCTATCAGTGCCAGAGCCATCAGGATGGAGTGGCAGACACTCTGAAGAAAGTAATGGTAGAAGTACTTGAGG ATCCTCAAAGCTCAGGAGATTTCTGGATCCCTGAAGAGTCCCAGATCTTGAAGGAATCCCAGAGTCCTGAGGAACCTGAAGTCCAACCTAGCATCTCCAG GAGCTTCTCAGAAACCAGACACCCAGTCTCTTCTACTGTCTTCTCTCTCCTGGTTGCTGGACTCCTGCTCAGCAAAATCCTGGCTTTGGGGTTCCTCTGGGGCATAGCCTGGCATAAGAGGAGTCAGAAGATGAAACCAGAGAGCAGGCACAATCATGGGTACCAGCTCCAGCCCCTGCAAG gACAAGATGCAATGTGA